The genome window GGAGGCGAAGGCACGGGTCAGGGCGATGCGGCCGGCGGCGGTGGAGTGCACGGTCAGCCGGGGTTCCGTGGGCAGCGGTTCGCCCGGCGACGCCTTCAGCGCGACGTCGCTCGCCATCCGGCCCGCGGCGACACTCGCCACGCCGGCCGCGAACGCGACACCGACGGCCGCGACTGCCGCTCCGACTGCACCCACCCGTCCAGTGTCCTGGCGGACCCCGCCCGGGGCCAGTGGGCGTACGCCCGAGAGTGATGACCCAGCAGGGGTGGGGCCAGCCTAGCGCCGCTGGCCGTAGCTCTGGAGTCGGTGGGCCGCCTCCTCCAGTTGGGTGGGGGTGAGCAGGGTCGGGGTGTGGCCCGGGATCGCGGAGGCCTTCAGCCAGACGTGGGACATCCATTCCAGTTGGGCCGTGCGGTCGTAGGCCTCGGAGAGGGTGCTTCCGTAAGTGATCGTGCCGTGGTTCTGGAGGAGACAACCGGTGCGCTCTGTCAAAGCGCGGAGCATGTTCTCGGCCAACTCCGGGGTGCCGTAGGTCGCGTAGGGGGCGACCCGGACGGGGCCGCCGAGGGCCGCGGACATGTAGTGGATCAGCGGCAGCTCGCTCACGAGGGTGGAGACGGCCGTCGCGTGGACCGCGTGGGTGTGGACGACGGCACGGGCGTCGGTGGTCCGGTGGATCGCCAGGTGCATGGGGAGTTCGCTCGTCGGCCGGAGCGTGCCGAGGACCTGCCGTCCGGAGAGGTCGACGCCCGTCGCGTCGGCCGGGGTGAGCCGGTCGTACGGCACTCCCGTCGGTGTGACCAGGACGGTGTCCCCCACGCGCACGGACACATTGCCGGAGGTGCCGACGACCAGACCGTCGGCCACCGTCCGGCGGGCCGTCGCGACCAGTTCGTCCCACGCCCGCGCCACGTCGTCGTCCGGCACACCCCGCCCCCGTACCTCCGGCGAACCCTGCGAATCCTCGCCCGCGTCCCGCTCGTCCCGGGTGTCGCGCCGCTGCTCAGCCATGCCGTGATCCTGCCAGGCGGATCGTGTCGACGGGTGCCGGGGGCGGGCACCGTGCGGACGGCGCGCGGGCACCGTAGGGCCGGACGCGCACCTTCGGAAGAGAACATCTGCGTATATGACGACTGGAGTTGGTGATTGGCCGGTGATCGACCGTGATGCGGCGATCTTCCAATAGCCTCCGGGTGTTTTGTCGCACAAGTCGCCATTCCGGGGGAACCATGGCTCACACCCTCAAGCCGTGCCGTCGCCGCAACCGCGTATTCGCCGCCTCCGTCGCGGCACTCGCCCTGGGGGGGACCGCCCTCACCGAGCTGCCGGTCTCCGCCGCCGCCAAGCCCAAGGGGCACGACGTCTCCTCGCACCAGAAGAAGGTGAACTGGTCGAGCGCGAAGGCGAAGGGCGCCCGGTTCGTCTACGTGAAGGCGACCGAGTCCACCACCTACCGCAACCCGTACTTCGCCCAGCAGTACGACGGCTCGTACGACGCGGGCCTGATCCGTGGCGCGTACCACTTCGCGGTGCCGGACAAATCGTCCGGCAAGACCCAGGCCGGCTACTTCGTGAGCAACGGCGGCGGCTGGCGCGCGGACGGCCGGACCCTGCCACCGGCGCTCGACATCGAATACAACCCGTACGACAAGAAGAGGAAGTGCTACGGCCTGAGCGACCGCGGGATGGTCGCCTGGATCAAGTCGTTCAGCGACGAGGTCAAGCGCCTCACGGGCCGCCGTCCGGTGATCTACACGACCACCCACTGGTGGAAGACCTGCACCGGCAACAGCGGGGCCTTCGGCGCGAACCACGCGCTGTGGCTGGCCCGGTACGACTCCTCGGGGGCGGGAGAGCTGCCCGCGGGGTGGAAGTTCTGGACGATCTGGCAGTACGACAACGGCAGCGGCAGCCTCCCCGGTGACCAGAACCTCTTCAACGGGTCGATGGGCCGACTGAAGGAGTTCGCCGAGGGGTAGCGGACCTCGGTGTTCCGCCTGAGTTCGAACGTCCAGTCGCCGGTACGCCGGGCCCGACGCGCCGGTCGACACACAAGCGGAATGACAGCCCCTCATTCACTACACCCCCACGCCCGCCCCAGTTCATCTTCCGTTCACCCAGGTTGCCTACGGTCCTCGTGACACTGACGTCCGAAAGAAGCTTGGGTAAATGGAAAACTTCTCGCTGATCCTCGCGATCGTGGTGATCACCGCGCTCGCGTTCGATTTTACGAACGGTTTCCACGACACCGCCAACGCGATGGCCACCACCATCTCGACCGGCGCCATGAAGCCCAAGGTCGCGGTGGCCATGTCCGCCGTGCTCAACCTTGTCGGCGCGTTCCTTTCCATAGAGGTCGCCAACACCATCTCCAAGGGGCTCGTCGACGAGTCCGGCATCCAGCCAGAGGTCATCTTCGCGGCGCTCGTCGGCGCCATCCTCTGGAACCTGCTGACCTGGCTGGTCGGGCTCCCCTCCAGTTCCTCGCACGCCCTGATGGGCGGCCTCATCGGTGCCACGATCGCCTCGGTCGGCGTGGGCGCGGTCCATGGCGACGTGCTCGTCACCAAGGTGCTGATCCCCGCGATCGCGGCCCCGCTGGTGGCCGGCATCGCGGCGATGCTCGCCACCCGGCTGACGTACCGGCTGGGGCGGCACACCAGCGAGAAGGCGTCCGGCAAGGGCTACCGCGCCGGGCAGATCGCCTCCGCCGGTCTGGTCTCGCTGGCCCACGGCACCAACGACGCGCAGAAGACGATGGGCATCATCACCCTCGCCCTGGTGGCCGGTGGCGCGCTCGCGCCCGACTCGGACCCGCCGGTGTGGGTCATCGTCTCCGCCGGAGCCGCCATCGCGCTCGGCACCTACCTGGGCGGCTGGCGCATCATCCGCACGATGGGCAAGGGCCTGACCGACCTCCAGCCGCAGCAGGGCTTCGCCGCCCAGACCAGCGCGGCCACGGTCATCCTGGCCTCCTCGCACCTCGGTTTCTCGCTCTCCACCACGCACTCGGTCTCCGGTGCCGTGATGGGCGCGGGTCTCGGCCGCAAGGGCGGGGTGGTCCGCTGGTCCACCGCGACCCGGATGTTCGTCGCCTGGGGTCTGACCCTGCCGGCCGCCGCGCTGGTCGCCGCGCTCGCCGAGTGGGTGACCTCCTTCGGCACCTGGGGCACGGCCGTCGTCGCGGTCTTCCTCATCGGCTCCAGTGCCGCGATCTGGGTGGTGTCGCGCCGCGAGGTCATCGACCACACCAACGTCAACGACACCGAGGAGCCGCCCGGGGTGGTGACCACGGCGATCGCCGCCGTGACGCCGCCGGCCGCCGGCCCCGTGGGCGAGGAGCTCGCGGCGACCATCCCGGCCCCCGCCGCGCCGGCCCACGCCGAGAGCACCGCCTCGGCGAACTCGTCCGCGCCGACGCCCGCCGTCTGAGCCCCGCGACTCCCTGAGGAAGATCACCACCATGCACATCGACTGGGCAGCCCTGGGCTCCGTCTTCGGAGTCAGCCTCGTGGTCACCGTGGCCCTCGTCGGCCTCTTCACCCTGGGGATCGTCGGCCTCTCCAAGAGCGAGGCCGCGACCACCGCGGGCACCTCACCGGCCCTCGCCACCACGGCGGCGTACACCTGCTTCGCCGCGTGCGCGGCGGCGGTGGCGTACGGGATCTACCTGATCATGGCCTGACGACACACCAAGACAGAGCCCCCGTACCGTTTGACCCGGTACGGGGGCTTTGTCTATTGTCCACAGCAACCGTGACCATCGTCGAAATGACACATGTCATTTGGACGATGGCTGTACGACGATATTCCAATCGGCGTAAGCTATCAGACACACGCCGAATCGGCGATGGCCACCCGACAGCGGAGCAGGGGAGCGCCATGCCCAGGGACATCGATCCGAGCCTGAATCGACGCAGGCTACGAGTCGAGTTGCGGAAGGCCCGGTACAAGTGCGGGCTGACCAAGCAGCAGACCGCGAACGCCCTGGACTGGTCGCTGTCGAAGATCATGCGGATCGAGGCCGGCGCCGTCAGCGTCAGCGTCACCGACGTACGGGCACTGATCCAGCAGTACGAGATCACGGACCCGACGCTGATCGGCGAGCTGGAGGACGCCGCACGCGGCTCCAAGGGGCCGTCCTGGTGGGCCTCCTGGGGCAATCTGGTCTCCCCGCAGTACGCCCAGTACCTCGGCTACGAGGGGGCCGCGACCTCCATCCGGATGCACCACCCGATCGTGATCCCCGGCCTGCTGGAGACCGAGGACTACGCCACCGCGCTGCTGACACCGGTCTCCGACAGCGGCGACATCCGCCGGTCGGTGGAACTGCGCATCGCACGACAGGAGCGCTATCTCGACTCCGATTCGGGCCCACGCGTCGAGGTCGTGCTGGACGAGGCCGCCGTACGACGGGTGATCGGCGGCCCCAAGGTGATGCGTCAGCAGCTGGAGCACCTCAAGACCCTCGCGCGGCGCCCGCGCGTACGCATCAGGCTCCTGCCGTTCACGATGGGGGCCCACTTCAGCACCCTCAGCCCGTTCGTCCTGCTCGGGTTCCAGGACGACGACGACCTGCTCTATCTCGAAGGCCCCAACGGCGGACTGTCGAACCGTGACGACCTCGATCTCACGGTCCGCTACCAGGAGTGCTTCGCGGACATCAGCGACAACGCGTACGACGGTGACCGGATGATCGAGTTCCTCGACACGGTCAAGGAAAGCCTCGACAACGACTGAGCACCGGGCCGGGACGCCCGGGGCGGACACGGGGGAGGGCCGATGACGGTCTTCGGACGGCGAGAGTGGTGGAGCCGGTTCACGGCGCGCCGCACCGTTCCTGGCGGCGGAGACCCGGGCGGCTCTCCCCCACCGGCCTCCCCCGACGGCGAGCCCCCGGGGACGCTCGACGACTGCACCCTCAAGTCGTACGCCATGCAGCGGCGGGAATGGGCGGAGGCGCTCATCCGGGTGGAGAGCGCCCGGGTCGACGGCGAGATACGGCTCATGTCGACCCGCATGCTGCTGGGCACGTTCTGCGCCAGCGTGCTGCTGTTGAGCATCGCGGTGGCGAGCCGGGTCGTGCCCACGACTCAGTTCGGCTCGACGACCCCACTGGCCACGGCGGTCACCGGAGCGATCGGCGCGGCCCTGCTCACCTCGCTCGCCGCGGGGCTCGGCAGAATTCTGCGCGCCCGCGCCGACGCCTCGCGCACCACCGGCCTCAGCGCCGCTCCGGCCCCCGCGGCCGGGCCCCGGCCAGAGCCCGATCCAGGACCCTCAGCCGCTCCGTGACCGGAGTGAGCCCCCACCACAGGCCGGCTCCCGAGGCGATCAGGGCGGTCACCACCAGCCAGACGACGCTCCGCGCCTCCGTCCCCGGCACCAGCAGGGCGGCGAGCGCGCCCACTCCGACGGCCAGCACACCGGCCACCGTGCTGAAGAGAACCAGGGGGGCCGCGGCGGTCAGCAGCGTCCGTCGGTCCCTCGACGCCCTCGCGCGCGCCGAGGCGGTTCCCTTGATCCGATCTTCCATCGCGTGTACCTCCCGTCCCCCGAACGGATCTTCACGATCCGCCCGCTCCCGGGTCCACAAGCCCCGCCAGAAAACCACACCACGCGGCGTGACGGAAGGAGAGCACAGCGTTCTGATGCCAGTTTGAGTCACGCACCAGGATGTGGCGCTCCCTGATCGACGCTTCCACGCACATGCTGGTCTCACCGGTGTAACTGCTCCTGAACCATGTGCACGCCGACGGCTCCCTGTCGAACACCCTGACCTCCACCTCACCAGTCAGCGCACCTGCCGTTCCCTCAAGTGTTCCCAGCTTGGGCATCGGGGAAGAGCGTGGAAAGAGCCGATTCGGGCGTCTGACGGGAATTCGGCGGTGTGGGGCTCGGCACACCGCTGCGCCGCAGGTCAACAGCAAGTTGACGGGTCTCGAAGGGGCGTGGTGGACTGCCGGGGCCATGTACGACGGCAGGAGAGGAAGCCGGTGCGAGTCCGGCGCGGTCCCGCCACTGTCACCGGGGAAGCGGCTCGAAGCGCCTCCCGGGAGCCAGGAACTCTCGCCGTCGGTCTCGTCGAACCAGGGCGTGGACACCCTGAGTGAGGACAAATCGCCATGTGCGCCATGTGCGGCTGCCCGTCGGGGCCCAGCGCCCGGTCCTTGCCCGACCCCGTGAACGGCTGAACCGGTGCGTGCCGACCGCGTCTTCGCGTACGGCGCCGCCGCCGGACTCCTCGGTGATCTGCTGCTCGGCGATCCGCGCCGGGGGCATCCGGTCGCCGCGTTCGGGCGGGCCGCCGGCGCCGTGGAGCGGGTGCTGTGGCGCGACCACCGGGGGTGGGGCGCGCTGCACACCGCGGTGTGCGCGGGCGGCGCCATGGCGCTGGGGGCGGCTGCCGCGTCCGCGGCGCGGCCGTCGCGTACCGCCTCCGTCGCGTTGACCGCCGCCGCCACCTGGGCCGTCGTCGGGGGGACCTCGCTCGGGCGGGAGGCCAGGGCGATCGGGCGGTCCCTCGACGCGGGCGATGTCGAGGGCGCGCGGGCCCGGTTGCCCCATCTGTGCGGACGGGATCCGCAGGCGCTCGACGCGGACGGCATCGCACGCGCGGTCGTGGAGTCCGTCGCCGAGAACACCTCCGACGCGGTGGTGGGGGCGCTGGTGTGGGGTGCCGTCGGCGGCGTGCCGGGGCTGGTGGGGTTCCGGGCCGTCAACACCCTGGACGCCATGGTCGGCCACCGGTCGGAGCGATACCGGCGGTACGGCTGGGCCTCCGCGCGGCTGGACGACGTGGCGGGGTGGCCGGGCGCCCGGCTGACCGCCGTCCTGGCCGCGGCCTCCGGCGGGGACGCCCGGGGGGCCGTACGGGCCTGGCGGGCCGACGCGGGGAAGCATCCGAGTCCCAACGCGGGGCCGGTGGAGGCCTCGTTCGCGGGGGCGCTCGGAGTGCGATTGGGGGGCACGTTGTCGTACGGGGGGCGGGTCGAGCATCGGCCTGTGCTGAATGGGGAGGGGCGCGCCGTCGCCGTGGAGGACATCGAGCGGGCCGTTCGGCTGTCCCGGCGGGTCGGGTGGCTGGCGCTCGGAGCGAGTGCGGGGGCGGCGATGCTGCGGGGACGGATGACGAGGCGCTCGGCACGGTGGGCGGGGAGTCGGGGATGAGCGGTGGGCTGTTGGTCGCCGGGACCACCTCCGACGCCGGGAAGAGTGTGGTCACCGCCGGGATCTGCCGGTGGCTGGTGCGGCAGGGCGTCAAGGTCGCGCCGTTCAAGGCGCAGAACATGTCGCTCAACTCCTTCGTGACGAAGGAGGGCGCGGAGATCGGGCGGGCCCAGGCCATGCAGGCGCAGGCCTGCCGGGTGGAGCCCAGCGCGCTCATGAACCCCGTGCTGCTGAAGCCCGGGGGCGAGCGGAGCAGCCAGGTCGTGCTGCTGGGGAAGCCCGTGGGAGAGATGAGCGCGCGCGGCTATCACGGCGGGCGGCAACAGCGGCTGCTCGGGACCGTGTTGGAGTGTCTCGCCGAGTTGCGGGGCACCTATGACGCGGTGATCTGCGAGGGGGCCGGTTCGCCCGCCGAGATCAATCTCCGGCGCACCGACATCGTCAACATGGGGATCGCGCGGAACGCCGGGCTGCCCGTGCTCGTCGTCGGCGACATCGACCGCGGTGGCGTCTTCGCGTCCTTCTTCGGCACGGTCGCGCTGCTCTCGCCCGAGGACCAGGCCCATGTCGCCGGGTTCCTCGTCAACAAGTTCCGCGGCGACGTCACCCTGCTGGAGCCGGGGCTCGACATGCTGCACGGGCTCACCGGGCGGCGGACGTACGGGGTGCTGCCGTTCCGGCACGGGCTCGGGATCGACGAGGAGGACGGGCTGCGGGTCTCGCTGCGCGGGACGGTCCGGGAGTCCAATGTCGCGCCGCCCGTCGGGGAGGACGTGCTGCGGGTCGCGGTGTGCGCGGTGCCGCTGATGTCCAACTTCACCGATGTGGACGCGCTCGCCGCCGAACCCGGTGTCGTGGTGCGGTTCGTGGACCGGGCCGAGGAACTGGCCGACGCGGACCTCGTCGTCGTCCCCGGCACCCGGGGCACCGTCCGGGCGCTGGAGTGGCTGCGGGAGCGGGGGCTCGCCGACGCGCTCGTCCGCAGGGCCGCGGAAGGGCGGCCGGTGCTCGGGATCTGCGGCGGGTTCCAGGTGCTCGGGGAGCGGATCGAGGACGAGGTCGAGAGCCGGCGGGGGCGGGTGGAGGGGCTGGGCGTCCTGCCCGTGCGGGTGCGGTTCGCCGAGGAGAAGACGCTCACGCGGCCCGTGGGCGAGGCTCTCGGCGAGCGGGTCGAGGGGTACGAGATCCATCACGGGGTCGCCGAAGTGCTGGGCGGGGAAGCCTTCTTGGACGGCTGCCGGGTCGGGCAGACCTGGGGCACGCACTGGCACGGGTCGCTGGAGTCGGACGGGTTCCGGCGGGCCTTTCTGCGCGAGGTGGCCGCCGCGTCGGGGCGCCGGTTCGTACCGGCCCCGGACACATCGTTCGCGGCGCTGCGCGAGGAGCAGTTGGACCGGCTCGGCGACCTGATCGAGGAGCACGCGGACACGGACGCGCTGTGGCGGCTCATCGAGTCGGGGCCACCGCCGGGGTTGCCGTTCGTGCCGCCGGGGGCGCCGGGGGTGCCCGGATGAGCACGACGGACGTACGACAGGAACGAACGGTCTCGCGGCAACCGCCCGGACCGGAAGGTGACTTGGAGGGCGACGTACTGTGAGTGTTCCGTTTCCGTTCACGGCCGTCGTCGGCCAGGACGATCTGCGGCTGGCGCTGCTGCTGAACGCGGTGTCGCCGGCGGTCGGCGGTGTGCTCGTACGAGGCGAGAAGGGCACCGCCAAGAGCACCGCCGTGCGGGCGCTCGCGGCGCTGCTGCCGGAGGTGGAGGTCGTCGTCGGGTGCCGGTTCTCCTGTGATCCGCTGAAGCCGGACCCCGCGTGCCCCGACGGGCCGCACGAGCCGGCGTTCGAGACACGGCCGTCGCGCATGGTCGAGCTGCCGGTCGGCGCCTCCGAGGACCGGCTCGTCGGCGCCCTCGACATCGAGCGGGCGCTCTCCGAGGGCGTGAAGGCGTTCGAGCCGGGCCTGCTCGCGGACGCGCACCGGGGCATCCTCTACGTCGACGAGGTCAACCTCCTCCACGACCACCTCGTCGACCTGCTGCTGGACGCGGCGGCGATGGGCGCCTCGTACGTGGAGCGCGAGGGCGTCTCCGTACGGCATGCCGCGCGGTTCCTGCTGGTCGGGACGATGAACCCGGAGGAGGGCGAGCTGCGGCCCCAACTCCTCGACCGGTTCGGGCTGACCGTGGAGGTCGCGGCCTCGCGGGAGCCGGAGCGGCGGGTGGAGGTCGTGCGGCGGCGGCTCGCCCACGACGACGATCCGGCGGCTTTCACGGCCCGTTGGGCGGACGAGGAGGCCGACGTACGGCAACGGATCGTCTCGGCACGGGAGTTGCTGCCGTCCGTGGTGCTGGGCGACGGGGCGCTGTTGCAGATCGCGGCGACCTGCGCGGCCTTCGAGGTGGACGGGATGCGGGCCGACATCGTGATGGCCCGGACCGCCACGGCGCTGGCCGCGTGGGCCGGGCGGACCGAGGTGCTCGCCGAGGATGTGCGGCAGGCCGCGCTGCTGGCGCTGCCGCACCGGCGGCGGCGGAACCCCTTCGACGCGCCCGGCCTCGACGAGGACAGGCTCGACGAGACGCTGGAGGAGTTCGCGGAGCCGCCGCGGAACTCCGACGAATCGAACGACTCACCCGACGAGGACCCTGACCCCGACGGGCCCGGTGGTGGTGGGCAGCCGCCCGCTCCCGAGCCCGAGGGGCCGCAGGGCGGCGACAGCGGCGCGCGGCCGGAGTCCGGGGAGGGTGTGCCGGCGCAGGCGCCCGCCGCCGGGGAGCAGTCGGCCGTACGGGCCGCCGAGCCGTTCCGTACGAAGGTCTTGAGTGTGCCGGGGCTCGGGGAGGGTGCGGCCGGGCGGCGTTCGCGGGCGCGGACCGAGCACGGGCGTACGACCGGGGCGCGCAGGCCGCGCGGCACGCTGACCAAGCTGCATCTGGCGGCGACCGTGCGGGCCGCCGCGCCGCATCAGCGGACGCGGGGGCGGTCGGGGCCGGGGCTGGTGGTCCGGCGGGACGATCTGCGGCAGGCGACCCGGGAGGGGCGCGAGGGGAACCTCGTGCTGTTCGTGGTCGACGCGTCCGGGTCGATGGCGGCGCGGCAGCGGATGAGCGCGGTGAAGGGTGCCGTGCTGTCGTTGCTGCTCGACGCCTATCAGCGGCGGGACAAGGTGGGGCTGGTGACCTTCCGGGGGTCGGCCGCCGAGGTGGCGCTGCCGCCGACCTCGTCCGTGGACGCGGCGGCGGCCCGGCTGGAGTCGTTGCCGACGGGCGGGCGGACGCCGCTCGCGGCCGGGCTGCTGAAGGCGCACGACGTGCTGCGGGTGGAGCGGCTGCGGGACCCCGCGCGCCGGCCGCTGGTCGTCGTGGTGACCGACGGCCGGGCGACCGGCGGGCCGGAGCCCGTGGCGCTGGCCGGGCGTGCGGCGCGGCTGTTCGCGGCCGAGGGCCACGCCTCCGTGGTCGTGGACTGCGAGTCGGGCCATGTCCGGCTGGGGCTCGCCGGGCAGCTCGCGGGTGAACTGGGCGGTACGGCGGTGACGTTGGACGAGCTGCGGGCGGACTCCATCGCCGGGCTGGTACGGGATGTGCAGGGTACGCAGGGTACGCAGGGTACGCAGGGTACGCAGGGACCGCAGGGGACTTCGAGGAGGGTGGCGTAGATGCCGCAGGGGCAGCCGAGTGTCGTACCGGACGACGGGCTGACGACACGTCAGCGACGCAACCGTCCGCTGGTGTTCGTGCACACGGGCATCGGGAAGGGAAAGTCGACCGCCGCGTTCGGGCTCGCGCTGCGGGCCTGGAACCAGGGGTGGCCGATCGGGGTGTTCCAGTTCGTGAAGTCGGCGAAGTGGAAGGTCGGCGAGGAGAACGCGCTGCGGGTCCTCGGGGCGTCCGGTGAGGGCGGGTCCGTCGACTGGCACAAGATGGGCGAGGGCTGGTCGTGGGTGCAGCGCGACGTCGTGCAGGGCGACAACTCGGCCAACGAGGACAAGGCCCGGGAGGGCTGGGAGCAGGTCAAGCGGGACCTGGCGGCCGAGACGTACAAGCTGTATGTGCTGGACGAGTTCGCGTACCCGCTGCACTGGGGGTGGATCGACACCGACGAGGTGATCGAGGTGCTGCGGGACCGGCCGGGGACGCAGCATGTCGTCATCACCGGGCGGAACGCGCCGGAGAAGCTGGTGGACTTCGCGGACCTGGTGACGGACATGTCGAAGGTGAAGCACCCCATGGACGCGGGCCAGAAGGGCCAGCGGGGCATCGAGTGGTGACGACGACACCATGACCCCTTCCTCCGCTTCCTCCGCTTCCTCCGCCCCCTCCGCCTCCCTTCTTCTGCCGTCCGTGCCCCGGCTGGTGATCGCCGCGCCCTCCTCGCGCAGCGGCAAGACCACCGTGGCGACGGGGCTGATGGCCGCGCTCACCGAGCGGGGGCTCGCCGTGTCCCCGCACAAGGTGGGGCCCGACTACATCGATCCCGGATATCACGCGCTCGCCAGCGGGCGGGTGGGGCGGAACCTCGACGCGTATCTGTGCGGGCCGGAGCTGGTCGCGCCGCTGTTCGCGCACGGCGCGCGCGGGTGTGACATCGCCGTGGTCGAGGGGGTGATGGGGCTGTACGACGGGGCCTCGGGGCAGGGCGAGCTGGCGTCGACCGCGCATGTGGCGAAGCTGCTGCGGGCGCCGGTGGTGCTGGTGGTGGACGCCTCGTCGCAGTCGCGGTCGGTGGCGGCGCTGGTGCACGGGTTCGCGTCCTGGGACCCCGAGGTGCGGATGGGGGGCGTGATCCTCAACAAGGTCGCCTCCGACCGGCACGAGGAACTGCTGCGGGACGCCCTGGAGTCGACCGGGGTGCCCGTGCTGGGGGTGCTGCGGCGGGCGCCGCAGGTGGACACGCCGTCCCGGCATCTGGGGCTGGTGCCGGTCGCCGAGCGGCAGAGCGCGGCGCTGGAGGCCGTGGCGGCGATGGCCGCGCAGGTGCGTGCGGGGTGCGATCTGGAGGCGCTGGTCGCGCTGGCCAGGACCGCCGGGCCGCTGTCGGGTACGGCGTGGGAACCGCCCGTGGTCGCCGCGCCGGGGCGGCGGGAGGTGGTCGCCGTGGCCGGTGGGCCCGCGTTCACCTTCTCCTATGCGGAGCACGCCGAGCTGCTGACCGCCGCCGGTGCCGAGGTCGTCGTCTTCGATCCGCTGCGGGACGAGCAACTGCCGGACGGGACGGGCGGGTTGGTGATCGGTGGCGGGTTCCCGGAGATGTACGCCGCCGAGCTGTCCGCCAACGAGCCGCTGCGCAAGGCGGTCGCCGAGCTGGCGTTCGGCGGGGCGCCGGTGGCCGCCGAGTGCGCCGGGCTGCTCTATCTGTGCGGGGAGCTGGACGGGCGGCCCATGTGCGGGGTGCTCGACGCGACGGCCCGGATGGACGAGCGGCTGACCCTCGGCTACCGGGACGCGGTGGCCGTCACCGACAGCGCGCTGGCGCCGGCCGGGACCCGGATGCGGGCGCACGAGTTCCATCGCACGGTCGTCGAGCCCGGCGCCGGGGCCGCTCCCGCCTGGGGGATACGGACACCTCCCGCACGGGTCGAGGGGTTCGTGCGGCAAGGGGTGCACGCGAGCTATCTGCATACGCACTGGGCCGCGGAGCCCTCGGTCGCGCGGCGGTTCGTGGAGAGATGCCGGACGTCATGAGCGTGCCCGGCAGGTCCGTCCTCCCGCCGGGTGCCTCATTCCGCCACCCCCACCACCAGCCAGATGAAGGCCGCCCCGGCGATCGTGCACAGCAGGGTGGAGCGGGCCGGGTGTTCGTGGTGGGCCTCGGGGAGGATCTCGGCGGCGGCGAGATAGAGCAGCGCGCCGCCGAAGAAGCCGAGGTAGCAGCCGAGGGGGCCCTCCGGGATCGTGAACAGCAGGGTGGAGGCGGCTCCCACCACCGGGGCCGCAGCGTCCGCGAACAGCATCGCGAGCGCGCGGCGGCGGGCGTTGCCGTACAGGCTCGTGAGGGTGTACGTGTTGAAGCCGTCCGCGAAGTCATGGGCGATCACCGCGAGCGCGACGGCGATGCCCATGCCCTCGCCGATCTGGAAGGCCGCGCCGATGGCGACGCCGTCCATGGCGCTGTGTCCGACCATCGCGGCGGCGGCCGTCAGGCCCACCTGGGGCGTACGGCCGTTGTGCTCCTCCGCGCCGTGCGCGGCCTGCCGTGCGGCGAGCAGGCGTTCCACCATGTGCGCCAGCAGGAAGCCGGCGACGAACAGCAGCAGGGCGGCGGGGACGCCGAAGACCTCGTCGCCCGCGGCCTCCAGGGCCTCGGGGAGCAGGTCGAGGCCGACGACGCCGAGCATCAGGCCGCCGGCCAGGCCCAGGACGAGGTGGCGGCGGTCCGTGACGCGTTGGGCCGTCCAGCCGCCGAGGAGGGTCATCAGGAATGCGCCGAGTGCCACGAAGACCGCCATGGCTCTTTGCTACCGGATGAGGTGGGCCTCTTGGTTGCGGCGCCCCGGGGTGGTGTGGAGCGGGTGGGTCGGATTTCGGGTGCGGGTTCGTGGGGGCTTGTCGCGCCCACGCGGCGGAGCCGCACATGTCACCGCCCCGCGCCCCCAGGAAGGGGGCGCGGCTGTGGCTGACCGGCGGATCGACTCGCTCGTGGTGGGTGTGGGGGCCGCCATCGGTGTGTCGGTGGTGGAGGTTCTCGGGCTGGTGGAATCGGCGCTGCGGGAGGCCGGGGTCTCCCGCGGGGACGTTTCCGTGCTGGCCACCGTGGATGCCAGAGCGGGCGAACCCGGCCTCGTTCAGGCCGCCGA of Streptomyces phaeolivaceus contains these proteins:
- a CDS encoding cobyric acid synthase, which translates into the protein MSGGLLVAGTTSDAGKSVVTAGICRWLVRQGVKVAPFKAQNMSLNSFVTKEGAEIGRAQAMQAQACRVEPSALMNPVLLKPGGERSSQVVLLGKPVGEMSARGYHGGRQQRLLGTVLECLAELRGTYDAVICEGAGSPAEINLRRTDIVNMGIARNAGLPVLVVGDIDRGGVFASFFGTVALLSPEDQAHVAGFLVNKFRGDVTLLEPGLDMLHGLTGRRTYGVLPFRHGLGIDEEDGLRVSLRGTVRESNVAPPVGEDVLRVAVCAVPLMSNFTDVDALAAEPGVVVRFVDRAEELADADLVVVPGTRGTVRALEWLRERGLADALVRRAAEGRPVLGICGGFQVLGERIEDEVESRRGRVEGLGVLPVRVRFAEEKTLTRPVGEALGERVEGYEIHHGVAEVLGGEAFLDGCRVGQTWGTHWHGSLESDGFRRAFLREVAAASGRRFVPAPDTSFAALREEQLDRLGDLIEEHADTDALWRLIESGPPPGLPFVPPGAPGVPG
- a CDS encoding cobyrinate a,c-diamide synthase, with protein sequence MTPSSASSASSAPSASLLLPSVPRLVIAAPSSRSGKTTVATGLMAALTERGLAVSPHKVGPDYIDPGYHALASGRVGRNLDAYLCGPELVAPLFAHGARGCDIAVVEGVMGLYDGASGQGELASTAHVAKLLRAPVVLVVDASSQSRSVAALVHGFASWDPEVRMGGVILNKVASDRHEELLRDALESTGVPVLGVLRRAPQVDTPSRHLGLVPVAERQSAALEAVAAMAAQVRAGCDLEALVALARTAGPLSGTAWEPPVVAAPGRREVVAVAGGPAFTFSYAEHAELLTAAGAEVVVFDPLRDEQLPDGTGGLVIGGGFPEMYAAELSANEPLRKAVAELAFGGAPVAAECAGLLYLCGELDGRPMCGVLDATARMDERLTLGYRDAVAVTDSALAPAGTRMRAHEFHRTVVEPGAGAAPAWGIRTPPARVEGFVRQGVHASYLHTHWAAEPSVARRFVERCRTS
- a CDS encoding putative cobaltochelatase; protein product: MSVPFPFTAVVGQDDLRLALLLNAVSPAVGGVLVRGEKGTAKSTAVRALAALLPEVEVVVGCRFSCDPLKPDPACPDGPHEPAFETRPSRMVELPVGASEDRLVGALDIERALSEGVKAFEPGLLADAHRGILYVDEVNLLHDHLVDLLLDAAAMGASYVEREGVSVRHAARFLLVGTMNPEEGELRPQLLDRFGLTVEVAASREPERRVEVVRRRLAHDDDPAAFTARWADEEADVRQRIVSARELLPSVVLGDGALLQIAATCAAFEVDGMRADIVMARTATALAAWAGRTEVLAEDVRQAALLALPHRRRRNPFDAPGLDEDRLDETLEEFAEPPRNSDESNDSPDEDPDPDGPGGGGQPPAPEPEGPQGGDSGARPESGEGVPAQAPAAGEQSAVRAAEPFRTKVLSVPGLGEGAAGRRSRARTEHGRTTGARRPRGTLTKLHLAATVRAAAPHQRTRGRSGPGLVVRRDDLRQATREGREGNLVLFVVDASGSMAARQRMSAVKGAVLSLLLDAYQRRDKVGLVTFRGSAAEVALPPTSSVDAAAARLESLPTGGRTPLAAGLLKAHDVLRVERLRDPARRPLVVVVTDGRATGGPEPVALAGRAARLFAAEGHASVVVDCESGHVRLGLAGQLAGELGGTAVTLDELRADSIAGLVRDVQGTQGTQGTQGTQGPQGTSRRVA
- the cobO gene encoding cob(I)yrinic acid a,c-diamide adenosyltransferase encodes the protein MPQGQPSVVPDDGLTTRQRRNRPLVFVHTGIGKGKSTAAFGLALRAWNQGWPIGVFQFVKSAKWKVGEENALRVLGASGEGGSVDWHKMGEGWSWVQRDVVQGDNSANEDKAREGWEQVKRDLAAETYKLYVLDEFAYPLHWGWIDTDEVIEVLRDRPGTQHVVITGRNAPEKLVDFADLVTDMSKVKHPMDAGQKGQRGIEW